Proteins from a genomic interval of Oceanispirochaeta crateris:
- a CDS encoding OsmC family protein, whose amino-acid sequence MVSIKYKKGENEIYNASGHQLHGSKSAGLTGLNPRELLEASLGLCVSITLSNILERDNIPFEDGELDIKVDASKTEGAGNRFTDFKVDFDFPDLDPKYKKKLKLLIERGCTISNTLKQGAKIELVDSSEGDADING is encoded by the coding sequence ATGGTATCAATTAAATATAAAAAAGGTGAAAATGAGATTTATAATGCATCGGGGCACCAGCTTCATGGTAGTAAGTCTGCAGGGCTGACCGGACTAAATCCCAGGGAGCTTCTGGAGGCATCATTAGGCCTCTGTGTCTCTATTACCCTAAGCAATATTTTGGAGAGGGATAATATTCCATTTGAAGATGGTGAGCTGGATATCAAGGTTGATGCTTCGAAAACAGAGGGAGCCGGTAATCGATTTACCGACTTTAAAGTGGACTTTGACTTTCCAGATCTTGATCCTAAATATAAGAAAAAGCTAAAACTCCTGATTGAGCGTGGTTGTACAATCAGTAATACCTTGAAGCAAGGTGCCAAAATTGAATTGGTAGATAGCAGTGAGGGTGATGCTGACATAAACGGATGA
- a CDS encoding ABC transporter ATP-binding protein, with translation MSEPILQVKSLQKKFPIYGSMGRLGGAVAYVHAVNDVSFNLYEGQTYGLVGESGSGKTTVGRTILGLNGSDGGKVLYQGTNLMALDSKEFRLYRRDLQLVFQDPFSSLNPRKRVGSLLEEPLIIHKIGDVKERQEKVFAILETVGLQPEHYFRFPHEFSGGQRQRIGLARALIMNPKIVICDEPVSALDVSIQAQILNLLKRIQRELKLTMIFITHDISVVRHISNRIGVMYLGHIVEDALTDDLIATPRHPYTKALFSAIPDFSKGSNMKQRTILKGEIPSNTMKISGCPFSLRCPLATERCNVEQPLMREIAPQHFTACHFAE, from the coding sequence ATGAGTGAACCCATTTTACAGGTAAAATCTCTGCAGAAAAAGTTTCCCATCTATGGTTCTATGGGACGCCTTGGCGGAGCCGTTGCCTATGTACATGCTGTGAATGACGTATCCTTTAACCTGTATGAGGGGCAAACGTATGGCCTTGTTGGAGAAAGTGGTTCAGGAAAAACGACTGTAGGTCGTACAATATTGGGATTAAACGGGAGTGACGGCGGTAAAGTCCTTTATCAGGGAACCAATTTGATGGCCCTTGATTCTAAGGAATTTCGCTTGTACCGAAGAGATTTACAACTTGTGTTTCAGGATCCATTTTCTTCACTTAACCCCCGTAAGCGTGTAGGTTCTCTTTTGGAGGAGCCCCTTATTATTCATAAAATCGGAGATGTCAAAGAACGGCAAGAAAAAGTGTTTGCTATATTAGAGACCGTGGGGCTACAGCCGGAACACTATTTTAGATTTCCTCATGAATTCTCAGGTGGACAGCGACAGAGAATCGGCCTGGCACGGGCGTTGATTATGAATCCCAAAATCGTAATTTGTGATGAACCGGTTTCAGCCCTGGATGTTTCGATTCAGGCCCAGATATTGAATCTTTTAAAACGTATTCAGAGGGAACTCAAGCTGACCATGATCTTTATCACCCACGATATCAGTGTGGTTCGGCACATCTCAAATCGTATTGGTGTCATGTATTTGGGTCACATTGTGGAAGATGCGCTCACTGATGATCTTATTGCCACACCGCGACACCCCTATACAAAGGCCCTCTTCTCGGCTATTCCCGATTTTTCCAAAGGTTCTAATATGAAACAGCGCACCATATTAAAGGGAGAAATACCATCAAATACGATGAAAATCTCCGGATGTCCTTTTTCTTTGCGCTGTCCTCTCGCTACTGAACGTTGTAATGTTGAGCAGCCGCTAATGCGTGAAATTGCTCCGCAACACTTTACCGCTTGTCATTTTGCAGAATAA
- a CDS encoding ABC transporter ATP-binding protein, producing MKQNEKTPLLNVKNLKVQFETDRGRVTAVDNVSFSVNPGEIVGIVGESGCGKSVMSQTILRLLEHTDPVIYDGQVMFRDIDILKMNLKDLHTLRGNDIAVIFQDPLTSLNPVYTVANQIEEVLILHKSMKKKQALSRTIELLELTGIPDPARCANQYPHELSGGMQQRVMIAMALACEPKLLIADEPTTALDVTIQAQILELIVDLNKKLGMAVLFISHDLGVVTKICDSVRVMYLGQIVEETSTEVLFTQPLHPYTIGLIRSIPRMEGERGKELYVIKGTVPSLFNVPEGCHFCTRCEWADQKCFTQEPPLTETGFDDHRVKCWHFREIACLDKGVGGRNE from the coding sequence ATGAAGCAAAACGAGAAAACACCCCTACTCAATGTAAAGAATCTCAAGGTACAGTTTGAGACTGACCGGGGACGTGTGACAGCGGTGGATAATGTCAGTTTTTCTGTTAATCCTGGTGAAATTGTAGGAATTGTCGGAGAGAGTGGCTGTGGAAAGAGTGTCATGAGTCAGACTATTCTTCGCTTATTAGAGCATACAGATCCTGTTATATATGATGGACAGGTGATGTTTCGTGATATTGATATATTAAAAATGAATCTAAAAGATTTACATACCCTCCGGGGCAATGATATTGCAGTTATTTTTCAAGATCCATTAACTTCATTAAACCCTGTATATACGGTCGCGAATCAAATTGAAGAAGTGCTTATTCTGCACAAGTCCATGAAAAAAAAACAGGCTTTGTCTCGCACCATAGAGTTGCTTGAGCTGACAGGTATTCCGGATCCTGCCCGCTGTGCCAATCAATATCCCCATGAACTTTCCGGAGGGATGCAGCAACGTGTGATGATTGCTATGGCACTGGCCTGTGAACCCAAACTGTTGATTGCCGATGAGCCGACTACGGCTCTCGATGTTACAATACAAGCACAAATCCTGGAGTTGATTGTTGATCTTAACAAAAAACTTGGTATGGCAGTTCTTTTTATTTCACACGACCTCGGTGTGGTTACAAAGATTTGTGACAGTGTGCGGGTTATGTACCTTGGTCAAATTGTGGAAGAGACCTCTACAGAAGTTTTATTTACACAGCCATTACACCCCTACACAATAGGGCTCATTCGTTCTATTCCCCGTATGGAAGGTGAACGCGGCAAAGAACTCTATGTCATTAAAGGAACTGTTCCCTCTCTTTTTAATGTACCCGAGGGTTGCCATTTTTGTACGCGCTGTGAATGGGCAGATCAAAAATGTTTTACCCAGGAGCCACCACTCACTGAGACAGGGTTTGACGATCACCGAGTAAAATGCTGGCACTTCCGGGAAATTGCCTGTCTGGATAAGGGTGTTGGAGGAAGAAATGAGTGA
- a CDS encoding ABC transporter permease, with protein MQNVNQKESTKDIRSRLLKEQRQLMWLKLRTNRSLMIGIVILTLMVLIAIFAPVLAPSDPYAMKVTERLTLPSPEHFLGTDGFGRDLLSRVMYGARVSMTVGLAVSALSSIFGLAIGLYASYFKPLDHIFMRICDGLIAIPGILLAIALMAALGASIWNVVIALTVVFTPSIARVVRSSAIVVREQAYIEAVYIQGAGHLRILWLNIAPNVLSPLLIQATFVFASAILSEAALSFLGAGIPAPEPSWGNILQESKLVIHKAWWVAVMPGIMLILSVLSLNLLGDGLRDFFDPHTKKR; from the coding sequence ATGCAGAATGTAAATCAAAAAGAAAGCACAAAAGATATAAGAAGCCGCTTACTAAAAGAACAACGACAACTGATGTGGCTCAAACTGCGGACTAATCGTAGTTTGATGATAGGCATTGTCATTCTTACCCTAATGGTTCTGATAGCTATATTCGCTCCTGTTCTGGCTCCCAGCGATCCCTATGCCATGAAAGTAACCGAGCGCTTAACTTTACCCAGCCCGGAACATTTTTTGGGTACTGATGGATTTGGCAGAGACCTCCTGAGCCGTGTTATGTACGGTGCCCGGGTTTCAATGACTGTCGGGCTTGCTGTTTCTGCATTGTCTTCAATATTCGGCTTGGCAATTGGATTATACGCCAGCTACTTTAAACCACTTGATCATATTTTTATGCGCATATGTGATGGCCTGATTGCCATTCCAGGTATCTTGTTGGCTATTGCCCTTATGGCGGCTTTAGGTGCGTCAATATGGAATGTTGTGATTGCACTGACTGTGGTGTTTACACCAAGCATTGCCAGAGTGGTGCGATCCAGTGCTATTGTTGTCCGTGAACAGGCATATATAGAGGCCGTTTATATTCAGGGGGCAGGTCATCTGCGTATTTTGTGGTTAAATATTGCTCCCAATGTTCTTTCACCCCTACTGATACAGGCTACATTTGTATTTGCCAGTGCTATATTGTCAGAGGCTGCATTGAGCTTTCTGGGTGCGGGAATCCCTGCCCCTGAACCCAGTTGGGGTAATATTTTGCAAGAGAGCAAGCTCGTCATTCATAAGGCCTGGTGGGTAGCGGTTATGCCCGGAATTATGTTGATTCTTTCAGTCTTAAGCCTAAATCTTCTTGGTGATGGGCTGCGGGATTTCTTTGATCCTCATACAAAGAAGAGGTAG
- a CDS encoding ABC transporter permease has protein sequence MIVYISKRLLSLIPVLFVVSIVIFLIVHITPGSPAATLLGMEATPEEIEILNDQMGFNRPIHIQYFSWVSNVLKGDLGDSIFMKQPVSVAIKEHFPPTLSLAILAQIIAVFIAIPFGILAAHKRGTVFDSTLMILALLGMAIPGFLLGLFLMLIFSVQLGWLPVAGYRSLDMGIWTHLRYMILPALSLGMVQAALITRMTRSSMLDVLYNNFIKTARAKGLKEQIVLLKHALKNAGLPILTVLGQSFGTLVTGAVVVESLFNIPGMGQLVLNSITRRDIAVIQGVVLFITLIYVAVNLIVDLMYGLIDPRVRLDRK, from the coding sequence TTGATTGTATACATATCCAAAAGGCTGCTTTCTCTAATTCCGGTACTTTTTGTCGTATCCATTGTGATTTTTTTGATTGTGCATATTACTCCTGGTAGTCCTGCTGCCACTTTACTGGGTATGGAGGCTACGCCGGAAGAAATCGAAATTCTAAATGATCAGATGGGATTTAACAGACCAATTCATATCCAGTACTTTTCGTGGGTATCCAATGTGCTAAAAGGCGATTTGGGTGACTCAATTTTTATGAAACAGCCTGTTAGTGTGGCCATTAAAGAACACTTTCCACCTACTCTGAGTTTGGCTATACTGGCACAGATCATCGCAGTCTTTATTGCAATACCTTTTGGTATTCTCGCTGCACATAAGAGGGGCACTGTTTTCGACTCCACCTTAATGATTTTGGCTTTATTGGGTATGGCTATTCCCGGATTTTTGCTGGGGCTTTTCTTAATGTTGATTTTTAGTGTTCAACTTGGATGGCTCCCCGTAGCAGGATACCGTTCTCTAGATATGGGGATCTGGACGCATTTGCGCTATATGATTTTGCCTGCTTTATCCTTGGGGATGGTTCAGGCAGCGCTCATTACCCGAATGACGCGATCTTCTATGCTGGATGTCCTTTATAACAACTTTATCAAAACTGCCCGGGCAAAAGGTTTAAAAGAACAAATTGTACTATTAAAACATGCACTCAAAAATGCCGGTTTGCCTATCCTGACAGTGTTAGGTCAAAGCTTTGGGACTTTAGTTACAGGTGCTGTGGTTGTGGAATCCCTTTTTAATATCCCCGGTATGGGTCAGTTGGTGCTTAACTCTATCACCCGCCGGGATATTGCGGTCATCCAAGGTGTTGTACTGTTTATCACTTTGATTTATGTGGCTGTTAACCTGATTGTCGACCTGATGTATGGCCTGATTGACCCACGTGTACGACTCGATAGAAAGTGA
- a CDS encoding ABC transporter substrate-binding protein, with translation MRNWRSIRILAGVLGIAMILSACGGKDESSSTMDVAAAPTYKDTLNIAITAQPPTLDGALTSSEVSLTISGNLFEQLYTMNMDYEPTPELAESYTVSDDGLVYTFNLRQGVKFHNGKLMTADDVVSSMNRWLEVSSRGKSLLGGSVFEKVDDFTVTMTVPEPTSDVLTIISTRTFFPVIMPKEVIEAATPEGVQEYIGTGPYKFQEWKQDQYIHLVKYDDYTMIDSKPSAYSGRKEAATPNLYFYVVSDHSTRIAGVKTGEYDVCESVPLENYEDLMNDQNVTLYSQPSGSMNAFLNIKEGVLSDVKMRQAILAALNMDEIMLASFSDKELFTLAPGYMNVNQPQWAVNSGAEYYNQKNPDKAKKLASEAGYTGETIKLLTTPDYQEMYTATLVVQEQLRQAGFTAEVLSLDFPSFMKARVDFSQWDLFITSNGYQIIPPMHLVLNPTWAGFDVPEVATAVAAMRGAADNETARKAWSDLQQFMYEFGSSTAIGHYNDAMATSSNVSNFVFFDLPIYWNAVVSE, from the coding sequence ATGAGAAACTGGAGAAGTATTAGAATACTTGCTGGAGTACTGGGGATAGCAATGATTCTATCCGCATGTGGCGGAAAAGATGAAAGTAGCAGTACCATGGATGTAGCGGCAGCACCCACTTACAAGGATACCCTTAATATTGCTATTACGGCACAGCCGCCAACCCTGGATGGTGCTTTGACTTCTTCAGAAGTTTCACTAACCATCAGTGGCAACCTATTCGAACAGCTTTATACAATGAATATGGATTATGAGCCTACTCCAGAATTAGCAGAAAGCTATACAGTCAGCGACGACGGTTTAGTATACACCTTTAATCTACGGCAAGGGGTCAAATTCCACAATGGAAAGCTTATGACTGCTGATGACGTCGTCTCGTCTATGAACCGTTGGCTGGAAGTTTCATCCCGTGGTAAGTCTTTACTTGGCGGTTCTGTATTTGAAAAAGTAGATGACTTCACAGTCACAATGACAGTTCCTGAGCCTACAAGCGATGTCCTGACTATTATTTCTACACGTACTTTCTTTCCGGTAATAATGCCAAAAGAAGTTATTGAGGCTGCCACTCCAGAAGGTGTTCAGGAGTATATCGGCACCGGTCCGTATAAGTTTCAGGAATGGAAACAGGATCAGTACATTCATCTGGTTAAATATGATGACTATACTATGATCGATAGCAAACCAAGTGCCTACTCAGGACGAAAGGAAGCAGCTACTCCTAACCTGTATTTCTATGTTGTATCCGATCATTCAACCCGAATTGCAGGTGTAAAAACCGGTGAATACGATGTCTGTGAAAGCGTTCCCCTTGAGAATTATGAGGATCTGATGAATGATCAGAATGTGACCCTGTATTCTCAGCCAAGCGGGTCAATGAATGCATTTTTAAATATCAAAGAGGGTGTGCTTAGTGATGTTAAGATGCGGCAGGCAATCCTGGCTGCACTCAACATGGATGAAATTATGCTTGCAAGTTTTTCTGACAAGGAACTCTTTACCCTTGCTCCCGGTTATATGAATGTAAATCAACCACAATGGGCCGTAAATTCAGGGGCTGAATATTATAACCAGAAAAATCCCGATAAAGCCAAAAAGCTGGCTTCAGAAGCCGGATATACCGGTGAGACCATCAAGTTGCTGACAACTCCCGATTATCAGGAGATGTATACTGCGACTCTTGTAGTACAAGAACAACTTCGGCAGGCGGGCTTTACAGCAGAAGTTTTGTCCCTCGATTTTCCCTCCTTCATGAAGGCCCGGGTTGATTTTAGCCAATGGGATCTTTTTATAACCAGTAATGGTTATCAGATTATTCCTCCAATGCACCTGGTGCTTAATCCCACATGGGCCGGATTTGATGTTCCAGAAGTCGCTACTGCTGTGGCTGCCATGCGAGGGGCGGCTGACAATGAAACTGCCAGGAAGGCTTGGAGTGATCTGCAGCAATTTATGTATGAGTTCGGATCTTCTACAGCAATAGGCCATTACAATGATGCAATGGCTACCAGTAGTAATGTTAGTAATTTTGTGTTTTTTGATCTTCCTATCTACTGGAATGCTGTTGTTTCTGAGTGA